A genomic region of Planococcus kocurii contains the following coding sequences:
- the gdhA gene encoding NADP-specific glutamate dehydrogenase, whose protein sequence is MTFIRQENPIKQQSSYEYIQSIHKKVRDRNPGESEFLQATWEVFDTLQPVFEQHPEYVEQGILERISEPERFIAFRVTWEDDAGNVHVNRGYRVQFNSTLGPYKGGLRFHPSLTASVVKFLGFEQIFKNALTGLPIGGGKGGSDFDPKGKTDREIMRFCQSFMTELTRHIGPDIDVPAGDIGVGKREIGYMFGQYKRLRNASEAGVFTGKNPGNGGSLIRKEATGYGTVYFVEEMLKDQGHSFKGSKVIVSGSGNVSIYAMEKAIEFGATVIACSDSEGYIYDPDGINVETVKQLKEVERKRIYHYLEHHSNAQYGKDKSEIWKIPCDIALPCATQNEIDRESAQVMVENSVKAVGEGANMPCTEEAVRVLTHNKVLFAPAKAANAGGVAVSAMEMSQNSMRYSWSAEEVDEKLLQVMKSIYQTCTETAAQYGSPGNLIVGANIAGFKKVADAMVSHGLN, encoded by the coding sequence TTGACATTTATACGGCAGGAAAATCCGATTAAGCAGCAATCATCTTATGAATATATACAAAGTATACATAAAAAAGTTCGAGATCGAAATCCAGGAGAATCCGAATTTTTACAAGCAACTTGGGAAGTATTCGATACGCTGCAGCCGGTCTTCGAACAACATCCTGAATATGTTGAACAAGGAATTCTTGAACGCATTTCAGAGCCAGAACGGTTTATCGCGTTTCGTGTGACCTGGGAAGATGATGCTGGAAATGTCCATGTTAATCGTGGGTACCGTGTCCAGTTTAATAGTACTCTCGGACCGTACAAAGGCGGTTTGCGTTTTCATCCTTCTTTAACCGCAAGCGTCGTGAAGTTTCTTGGATTTGAACAAATTTTCAAAAATGCATTGACTGGGTTACCAATCGGCGGCGGTAAAGGGGGCTCTGACTTTGATCCGAAAGGAAAAACAGATCGTGAAATTATGCGTTTTTGTCAAAGCTTTATGACAGAACTTACACGCCACATCGGACCTGATATTGATGTTCCAGCTGGAGATATTGGCGTCGGAAAAAGAGAAATCGGGTATATGTTTGGACAATACAAGCGCCTTCGGAATGCCTCAGAAGCGGGTGTCTTTACTGGAAAAAATCCAGGGAATGGCGGTAGCTTAATTCGTAAAGAAGCAACGGGTTATGGAACGGTGTATTTTGTTGAAGAAATGTTAAAAGATCAGGGACATTCATTTAAAGGCAGTAAAGTCATCGTGTCCGGTTCTGGAAATGTTTCAATTTACGCGATGGAAAAAGCAATCGAATTTGGTGCGACCGTTATTGCCTGCAGTGACTCAGAAGGTTATATTTACGATCCTGATGGCATTAATGTTGAAACGGTTAAGCAGTTAAAAGAAGTGGAAAGAAAAAGAATTTACCATTACTTGGAGCATCATTCAAATGCTCAATATGGCAAAGACAAGTCAGAAATTTGGAAAATCCCATGTGATATTGCTTTACCATGTGCCACGCAAAATGAAATTGATCGAGAAAGTGCCCAGGTGATGGTCGAAAACTCAGTGAAGGCTGTAGGAGAAGGTGCTAACATGCCGTGTACAGAAGAAGCAGTTCGTGTGCTGACGCATAACAAAGTGTTATTTGCACCGGCTAAGGCCGCTAATGCAGGTGGAGTTGCGGTGTCTGCTATGGAAATGTCTCAAAACAGCATGCGTTATTCCTGGTCGGCTGAAGAAGTTGATGAAAAACTGTTACAGGTAATGAAAAGTATTTATCAAACGTGCACAGAGACAGCAGCGCAATACGGTTCGCCAGGCAACTTGATTGTCGGAGCTAACATCGCGGGCTTTAAAAAAGTAGCAGATGCTATGGTTAGCCACGGATTAAATTAA
- a CDS encoding S-layer homology domain-containing protein: MKKLSIGTCLVLMLSLAIPAQAASDLATSHLFYEEISYLVDRDVLSGYPDGTMRPDTGVTRAEAVIMMGRLKGFDRTQRHTGFSDVPSSHKASGYIAAATEAKLVKGYPDGSYGPNNTLTRAEMAFILSRLFIVPFRTDISFTDVSRNMRVYEPVQKILAANITIGYPDNTFRPNDTVTRGQFAAFLARGLEPKFKNDATIKQSYLRDKTKTYVYDTEFGVERHVYNYVPARNGLALGYVWSINTKDNLLLTDSVEFETSTHYTFGMPYSESYTELEYPVKIGQNWYMNTMYAAPREVTNIGVTVKTPYRMFTNAVEVTVAANSELLEKGHIYYMVEGFGEVKSVDLDGTVTKELIAIE, translated from the coding sequence TTGAAGAAATTATCAATAGGTACTTGTTTAGTTTTAATGCTTTCCTTAGCAATTCCTGCTCAAGCTGCTTCCGATTTAGCGACGTCTCATTTGTTTTATGAAGAAATCAGTTACTTAGTAGATCGTGATGTTTTAAGTGGGTACCCTGATGGTACGATGCGTCCCGATACAGGCGTAACACGTGCAGAAGCTGTTATTATGATGGGTCGCTTGAAAGGATTTGATCGTACACAACGGCATACAGGATTTTCAGACGTCCCTTCTTCCCACAAAGCCAGTGGTTACATTGCAGCAGCTACAGAAGCGAAGTTGGTCAAAGGTTATCCAGACGGCAGCTACGGTCCGAACAACACCCTCACACGTGCCGAAATGGCGTTTATTCTATCTCGATTGTTTATTGTACCGTTCCGGACAGATATTAGTTTTACCGACGTTTCACGTAATATGAGGGTATACGAACCTGTACAAAAAATACTAGCAGCCAACATTACCATCGGTTACCCAGATAATACATTCCGTCCAAACGATACGGTCACGCGTGGCCAATTTGCTGCATTTTTGGCACGGGGGCTCGAACCGAAGTTTAAAAATGACGCAACGATCAAACAGTCTTATTTAAGAGACAAAACAAAAACCTATGTGTACGATACAGAATTTGGTGTCGAACGTCACGTTTACAATTATGTGCCTGCCCGAAATGGGTTAGCGTTGGGTTATGTTTGGAGCATTAACACAAAAGACAACTTGCTCTTAACAGATTCAGTGGAATTCGAGACCTCCACTCACTATACATTTGGCATGCCTTATTCAGAGTCCTATACCGAGCTTGAGTATCCTGTTAAAATCGGACAAAATTGGTATATGAACACGATGTACGCGGCTCCACGCGAAGTTACCAATATCGGAGTTACAGTCAAAACACCTTACCGAATGTTTACCAACGCTGTAGAAGTGACCGTTGCGGCTAATTCTGAGCTTTTGGAAAAAGGTCATATCTACTATATGGTGGAAGGTTTTGGAGAAGTAAAATCGGTGGACTTGGACGGCACCGTAACAAAAGAATTGATTGCGATTGAATGA
- a CDS encoding pyridoxamine 5'-phosphate oxidase family protein → MVNDTTNDLQAIKTVNDLIKDIKVAMFTTISTDNKIISRPMQTQEVEFDGNLWFLTMKDTEKYDEIISNPTINLAYAGKSYVSISGTAEFIEDAAKKKEYWNPIFDKMLDTTYDDPNVVLIRVDADSAEYWDSGNTVKSVKTFVKKLTNKDTEKDRKEINDTVDFK, encoded by the coding sequence ATGGTAAACGACACAACAAACGATCTACAGGCCATCAAAACAGTTAATGACTTGATTAAGGACATTAAGGTAGCGATGTTCACAACCATTTCTACTGATAACAAAATCATTTCACGTCCTATGCAAACACAGGAAGTAGAATTTGATGGTAATTTGTGGTTCCTCACAATGAAAGATACGGAAAAATACGATGAAATCATTAGCAATCCAACCATCAATTTAGCCTATGCCGGGAAATCTTATGTATCTATTAGCGGAACTGCTGAGTTTATTGAAGATGCAGCGAAGAAAAAGGAATACTGGAATCCGATTTTTGATAAGATGCTCGATACTACTTATGACGATCCGAATGTCGTGTTGATTCGCGTTGATGCTGATTCAGCTGAGTATTGGGACTCTGGCAATACGGTAAAGTCCGTTAAAACGTTTGTGAAGAAATTGACCAATAAGGACACAGAAAAAGACCGTAAAGAAATAAACGATACAGTGGATTTTAAATAA
- a CDS encoding sigma 54-interacting transcriptional regulator, translated as MNTLFLLPNTNEEIINTYDEDIIVTTREGRIIKASTCSGEHYGVSADELLGKSVYDLEAAGIFSPAITPLVLKQKKKVVLRQNTPSGKKVLITGIPLFNDNGDVEFVVSYSYDMSQLMVMKEYLENLESEMSKVKRELAHLRNQQLHVEGCIMESPSSKRALQTAIKMAQLEVPVVIYGEPGTGKTSLAKFIHAQSDRREEAFIEVHCSAIPESVFEISFTGLDGEGYINLAARGTLVLNEVEQLSAASQAILFNVLQQPHEARIIAISTVSIEEAVIAGNFREDLFYFLHLASIELKALRERPDDLDQSIHRVLEELNINYKNQKTISDDFYFHALQLSWKGNFRELRNVLERSFIESESALITLDDLPITYQPDSSERIGFELDGQTLPHILESVEKKVLLNAQKRYRTTTEMAHILGISQPSVVRKLKKYTNIT; from the coding sequence ATGAATACTTTATTTCTGCTTCCCAATACGAACGAAGAAATTATCAACACTTATGATGAAGACATTATTGTTACTACACGAGAAGGTCGTATTATCAAAGCTTCTACCTGCAGTGGTGAGCACTATGGAGTATCTGCTGATGAACTACTTGGAAAATCGGTCTATGATTTAGAAGCAGCTGGAATCTTCTCTCCTGCCATTACGCCACTCGTTTTAAAGCAAAAGAAAAAAGTTGTTTTGCGCCAAAATACACCTTCTGGGAAAAAGGTCTTGATCACTGGTATTCCACTTTTTAATGATAATGGCGATGTAGAGTTTGTCGTCAGTTATTCTTACGATATGTCACAGTTGATGGTTATGAAGGAATATTTAGAGAATCTGGAATCGGAAATGTCCAAGGTAAAAAGGGAACTGGCTCACCTACGAAACCAACAGCTTCATGTTGAAGGTTGTATCATGGAAAGTCCTTCTTCTAAACGTGCACTCCAAACAGCTATCAAAATGGCGCAACTTGAAGTTCCGGTTGTTATTTACGGTGAACCTGGCACCGGTAAAACATCGTTAGCTAAGTTTATCCATGCACAAAGCGATCGACGTGAAGAAGCATTTATCGAAGTCCATTGCAGCGCTATCCCCGAATCGGTGTTTGAAATCAGTTTTACCGGACTTGACGGAGAAGGCTACATAAACTTGGCTGCTCGAGGCACGCTTGTGCTCAATGAAGTGGAACAGCTCTCAGCTGCTTCTCAGGCCATACTGTTTAACGTTTTGCAGCAGCCACACGAGGCACGCATAATTGCCATCAGCACGGTTTCAATTGAAGAGGCCGTCATTGCAGGGAACTTCCGTGAAGACTTATTTTACTTTTTGCATTTAGCTTCGATTGAATTAAAAGCGCTAAGAGAACGTCCAGATGATTTAGATCAGTCTATCCATCGCGTTCTTGAAGAACTCAATATCAACTACAAAAATCAAAAAACGATTTCTGATGACTTCTACTTTCATGCGCTACAACTTTCTTGGAAAGGCAATTTCCGAGAGTTGCGCAATGTACTAGAACGCAGCTTTATCGAAAGTGAATCTGCACTGATTACGCTCGATGACCTCCCGATTACTTATCAGCCAGATTCCAGTGAACGCATCGGCTTTGAACTTGATGGCCAGACGCTTCCACATATTTTAGAATCTGTCGAAAAGAAAGTGTTACTCAATGCACAAAAACGCTACAGAACAACGACTGAAATGGCTCATATTCTCGGCATTAGCCAGCCGTCGGTTGTTCGTAAACTAAAAAAATACACAAACATCACTTAA